In Candidatus Eisenbacteria bacterium, the following are encoded in one genomic region:
- a CDS encoding class I SAM-dependent methyltransferase, translating to MAPSAGEDARRNRAVWNAWAEDYRVDGRRSWASTEPCWGIWHVPERELGVFGDVAGKNVLELGCGTAYQSAWLARRGARVVGLDNSPAQLASARLLQREIGPVFPLIHADAAAVPLRDASFDAVFNEYGAALWVDPERWVAEAARLLRPGGLLAFLSNTPLLQACWPIDASAAGTTLVNDYFGMRRDVDPSDGSVYFHLPHGEWVRLLRRHGFTVEDLIEVRPAPDASSGRWQFVPLEWARRWPSEEIWKARKL from the coding sequence ATGGCCCCGAGCGCCGGCGAGGACGCACGTCGCAATCGCGCCGTCTGGAACGCCTGGGCCGAGGACTATCGCGTCGACGGCCGGCGAAGCTGGGCGTCGACCGAGCCGTGCTGGGGCATCTGGCACGTGCCCGAGCGCGAGCTCGGCGTGTTCGGCGACGTCGCCGGAAAGAACGTGCTCGAGCTCGGCTGTGGCACGGCCTACCAGTCGGCCTGGCTCGCGCGGCGCGGCGCGCGGGTGGTCGGGCTCGACAACTCGCCGGCGCAGCTCGCGAGCGCACGCCTCCTGCAGCGCGAGATCGGACCCGTCTTCCCGCTGATCCACGCCGACGCCGCCGCCGTACCGCTGCGCGATGCGAGCTTCGACGCCGTCTTCAACGAATACGGCGCCGCGCTGTGGGTCGACCCCGAGCGCTGGGTCGCAGAAGCCGCGCGCCTGCTGCGTCCGGGTGGCCTGCTCGCCTTCCTCAGCAACACACCCCTCCTCCAGGCCTGCTGGCCGATCGACGCATCTGCCGCCGGCACGACGCTCGTGAACGACTACTTCGGCATGCGACGTGACGTCGATCCGAGCGACGGCTCGGTGTACTTCCACCTGCCGCACGGCGAGTGGGTGCGGCTCCTTCGCCGCCACGGGTTCACGGTCGAGGACCTGATCGAGGTACGCCCCGCGCCCGACGCGTCGTCGGGGCGCTGGCAGTTCGTGCCGCTCGAGTGGGCGCGCCGCTGGCCGTCGGAGGAGATCTGGAAGGCGCGGAAACTCTGA
- the mgtE gene encoding magnesium transporter — protein sequence MSAETSAWSGPTITPLRAEELKDAWDVLSAGERLEGLRLLTWTEAEELIQALETRDQTELFLAAPPQEARTWMRLLPPDDTADVIQEAPIEDRPRLLGLLDDSTRKEVVALLAYAEDDAGGLMNPRYVRLRPEMSVDEATSYLRRQAREHAETLYYVYVLDPDQKLLGVITFRDLLIAPPERRVRDVMRTDVVVAEEEMDQEALSALFAEHNFIAIPVVDKDRRMKGIVTVDDIVDVVREEATEDIQKIGGMEALDAPYLDVSFRQMVRKRAGWLSALFIGEMFTATAMGYFEREIARAVVLALFVPLIISSGGNSGSQASTLVIRAMALQELRLRDWWRVVRREIAAGLSLGAILATIGLVRILAWQALFGLYGDHYLLIAITVAASLIGVVMWGTLVGATLPMLLTRLGFDPASASAPFVATLVDVSGIVIYFTVGSVVLGGTLL from the coding sequence ATGAGCGCCGAAACGAGCGCGTGGAGTGGGCCGACGATCACGCCCCTCCGAGCCGAGGAGCTGAAGGACGCGTGGGACGTCCTGTCGGCCGGCGAGCGGCTGGAAGGGCTCCGCCTGCTCACGTGGACCGAAGCCGAGGAGCTGATTCAGGCCCTCGAGACACGTGACCAGACGGAGCTCTTTCTCGCTGCGCCGCCGCAGGAGGCCCGGACGTGGATGCGTCTGCTGCCGCCCGACGACACCGCCGACGTGATCCAGGAAGCACCGATCGAGGATCGACCGCGGCTGCTCGGGCTGCTCGACGACTCGACGCGAAAAGAGGTCGTGGCCCTCCTCGCCTACGCCGAGGACGACGCCGGCGGTCTCATGAACCCGCGCTACGTCCGCCTCCGTCCGGAGATGAGCGTCGACGAAGCGACCAGCTACCTGCGGCGCCAGGCGCGCGAGCACGCCGAGACGCTCTATTACGTCTACGTGCTCGATCCCGATCAGAAGCTCCTCGGCGTCATCACGTTCCGGGACCTCCTCATCGCACCGCCCGAGCGACGCGTGCGCGACGTCATGCGCACCGACGTCGTCGTCGCCGAGGAGGAGATGGACCAGGAGGCGCTCTCGGCCCTGTTCGCGGAGCACAACTTCATCGCCATTCCGGTCGTCGACAAGGACCGCCGGATGAAGGGCATCGTCACCGTCGACGACATCGTCGACGTCGTGCGCGAGGAGGCGACCGAAGACATCCAGAAGATCGGCGGCATGGAAGCCCTCGACGCGCCGTACCTGGACGTGAGCTTCCGCCAGATGGTCCGCAAGCGCGCCGGCTGGCTCTCCGCGCTCTTCATCGGCGAGATGTTCACGGCGACGGCGATGGGCTACTTCGAGCGCGAGATCGCGCGCGCCGTCGTGCTCGCGCTGTTCGTGCCGCTCATCATCTCGAGCGGCGGCAACTCCGGCTCGCAGGCCTCGACGCTCGTGATCCGCGCCATGGCGCTGCAGGAGCTGCGACTGCGCGACTGGTGGCGCGTCGTGCGCCGCGAGATCGCAGCGGGCCTCTCGCTCGGCGCGATCCTGGCCACGATCGGTCTCGTGCGGATCCTCGCCTGGCAGGCGCTCTTCGGCCTCTACGGCGACCACTACCTCCTGATCGCGATCACGGTGGCGGCGAGCCTCATCGGTGTCGTCATGTGGGGCACGCTGGTCGGCGCCACGCTGCCGATGCTGCTGACGCGCCTCGGCTTCGACCCCGCGAGCGCCTCGGCGCCGTTCGTGGCAACGCTCGTCGACGTCAGCGGCATCGTCATCTACTTCACCGTGGGGAGCGTCGTGCTCGGCGGGACGCTGCTCTAG
- a CDS encoding exonuclease domain-containing protein: MRQRLYDYLLERPAGATPDELSQLVFTSPGRDREFAHRIVALLLDADARFHFDEGRGRWTVRDHELLARPLAETAFVVVDLETTGRAPGATGITEIGAVRVQGGRLHETFATLVNPGHPIPPFISGLTGITDEMVAGAPPIADALRGFLAFAGDAILVAHNAAFDMGHLNAARRALEGRAVDLPAVCTLRLARRLQPELERKGLDSVASALGIGIVDRHRGLGDARITAEVLCVFLEQLAARGVTRVGDLLAFQRQAPDGEPWEVHVPLDRLADVPPTPGVYRLLDEDGRLLYVGRARRLRDRLASYFASPEGHSSHTLALVRLVHDFTIVETGSELAAALLEARLIHDERPPRNRNRRHLPRLGFLKLNPRSAAPRLAVTHRLGTDRALYLGPLDSIDLARRAQETLARAFGLRTRISDPPPDPNVYPSRVESFRAFAEGRADLMAGDLTEADRATLTTMRDRLAARARIVTRQNYVVLLPTVAREEAQLYVVLGGRLAFESRLGADGDLRAAMSVIRERFGRYQSLPLERADVEATTVLAGWLRDRRREGIFLPFDDPGHLEEQLDQLTVTLHDLRQRGPLPAIDGLR; the protein is encoded by the coding sequence GTGCGACAGCGCCTCTACGACTACCTGCTCGAGCGGCCCGCCGGCGCGACGCCCGACGAGCTGTCGCAGCTCGTCTTCACCTCGCCCGGGCGCGATCGCGAGTTCGCGCACCGCATCGTCGCGCTCCTCCTGGACGCCGACGCGCGCTTCCATTTCGACGAGGGCAGGGGCCGCTGGACGGTCCGCGACCACGAGCTGCTCGCGCGCCCGCTCGCGGAGACGGCGTTCGTCGTCGTCGACCTCGAGACCACCGGGCGCGCACCGGGCGCGACCGGCATCACCGAGATCGGCGCCGTACGCGTGCAGGGGGGACGCCTGCACGAGACGTTCGCGACGCTCGTGAACCCCGGCCACCCGATCCCGCCGTTCATCAGCGGCCTCACGGGAATCACCGACGAGATGGTCGCGGGTGCGCCGCCCATCGCGGACGCGCTGCGGGGGTTTCTCGCCTTCGCCGGCGACGCCATCCTCGTGGCCCACAACGCCGCGTTCGACATGGGCCACTTGAACGCCGCGCGCCGCGCGCTCGAGGGACGCGCCGTCGACCTTCCGGCCGTCTGCACGCTGCGCCTCGCGCGCCGGCTCCAGCCCGAGCTCGAGCGCAAGGGGCTCGACAGCGTCGCGAGCGCGCTCGGCATCGGCATCGTCGATCGCCACCGTGGCCTGGGCGACGCGCGCATCACGGCCGAGGTGCTGTGCGTGTTCCTGGAGCAGCTCGCGGCGCGCGGCGTGACGCGCGTGGGTGACCTGCTCGCTTTCCAGCGCCAGGCGCCCGACGGCGAGCCCTGGGAAGTCCACGTGCCGCTCGACCGGCTCGCCGACGTCCCCCCGACGCCGGGTGTGTATCGGCTCCTCGACGAGGACGGCCGCCTGCTCTACGTCGGGCGGGCGCGGCGCCTGCGGGATCGCCTCGCGAGCTACTTCGCGAGCCCCGAGGGCCATTCGTCGCACACGCTGGCGCTCGTGCGCCTGGTGCACGACTTCACGATCGTCGAGACGGGCTCCGAGCTGGCGGCGGCGTTGCTGGAGGCGCGGCTCATCCACGACGAGCGTCCACCGCGCAACCGCAACCGCCGTCACCTGCCGCGTCTCGGCTTCCTCAAGCTGAACCCGCGCAGCGCGGCGCCGCGCCTGGCCGTCACGCATCGCCTCGGGACGGACCGCGCGCTCTATCTGGGTCCGCTCGACTCGATCGACCTCGCGCGGCGTGCGCAGGAGACGCTGGCGCGCGCCTTCGGGCTGCGGACGCGCATCTCCGACCCGCCGCCGGATCCGAACGTCTACCCGTCACGCGTCGAGTCGTTTCGCGCCTTTGCCGAAGGACGGGCCGATCTCATGGCCGGTGATCTCACCGAAGCGGATCGCGCGACCCTCACGACGATGCGCGATCGGCTCGCGGCGCGCGCCCGCATCGTCACCCGGCAGAACTACGTCGTCCTGCTGCCGACCGTCGCGCGCGAGGAGGCGCAGCTCTACGTCGTGCTGGGCGGGCGGCTCGCGTTCGAGTCCCGGCTCGGCGCCGACGGCGACCTGCGCGCCGCGATGAGCGTCATCCGCGAGCGCTTCGGCCGCTATCAGAGCCTGCCGCTCGAGCGTGCCGACGTCGAGGCGACGACGGTCCTCGCCGGATGGCTCCGCGACCGGCGTCGCGAGGGGATCTTCCTGCCGTTCGACGATCCCGGCCACCTCGAGGAGCAGCTCGACCAGCTGACGGTGACGCTCCACGACCTGCGCCAGCGCGGTCCGCTCCCGGCGATCGACGGCTTGCGGTGA